The Numenius arquata chromosome 6, bNumArq3.hap1.1, whole genome shotgun sequence sequence CAGAAAGGTAGCGCATTGTTTATTTCAATGGTTATGCTCCTATAGTGGATCTTTATAAAATGTATATAATTTTGtgttatttaataaatataaaaatggttTATGCTCAGCATTTCCTTCCTAGCCATTAAGTCTCGGTACTTCAGAGCAGGATAATTGTGGATAACCAGCAGACGTACCACCAACGAATTTTTATGTGTTCTTTTCCTATTACAACTTAACAAAAATATAGTGCTCTTCCTTTCTAAGTTAGGGAACCTCAAAGATGAGAGGTAACCTAATTACCTTCTTCATAGTATCTTGGAACAAGCCATGGGTCATAAAAGGACACTGGTTTTGAAATAACTTTATTGTGGTGTATTTGGGACACTCCTAAACAAAGATAATAAGGTCCTTCAATTTCTTTGGGAATGGGTTGGAAGCAGATGAATTAACATACCCTACTAGATAGTATCCAGTGCGCAGGAATGCCTGCAGGGTGAGCTTTCACAGCCTTAATAATCAGAGAAAACACatacaatgcagaaaaaaaatcccacaggctTTGTAAGCTTTTTCTACacagaaatgtgcatttttaagtatttatgggGCAACAGTCTTTTAAGAAAGTATTTCATGACGAGGCAGTGAGGTGTCGTTGTGGATATTGGGAACTTAGACTATGGGAAAGCTGAGCGTGGGAGACAGCTAGCAAATATATTCGTCTGAGCTTAACATTTAGGCTGAAGTCTGGcatttcaaatatgttttttgATGATTTCAGGATCTTCAGCACCCAAATGAATTTATCCGAGGCTCTACTCTCCGTTTTCTTTGTAAGCTGAAAGAAGCAGAACTGTTGGAACCTTTGATGCCAGCCATTCGTGCTTGTCTAGAGCATCGTCACAGCTACGTGCGCAGAAATGCAGTTCTTGCAATTTACACGATTTATAGGTAAATACCAGAAACTAACGTCATGAATGCAGAAGACCAAGGCTAGCTTTAGTGATCTGAATAGTTTTTGAGATCTCATAAACGTTTATCAATCATTGgtgaggtgtttgggttttttgtgtttgtttgccttttctcctCTATCTAATGGGACtctttgtaaaagcaaaaggtaCCACTGCTCTCTCAAGTATGACTGAGGTTCTTATATTGCGGGTTAATTTGTATGGGCAAATACCTTTCTTAATGATCTAAATGCTATTAATAGTAGTCATTGTCCACAACCAAAAATATAGAAGAATCCTTGCAGGAATATGCAAATATAAATGTGTTTGAAGTGAGACATTCTTCATGTACTGCATTTATATACTAAACGTTGAAATTGTTACCTGAACAGTTTGGCTGAATGTTACTATTAAACAGAAATCATTGATGGGATAATGTCTTAGCTATCAtaacaaacaattttttaaagCTCCTTGAGTCTACTCACTGTTTCAAATAGCTACTCACAAGCTATGTATCACTATTTTAACTTTCTATGTTTCTGTAAATGCTTGTCTTTAGGATATGCACTTTAGCCTTAGCTTCTACTCCTTACCACCAGTtcttttaattatgatttttcttcttaaagaaatttTGAACATCTTATACCTGATGCTCCTGAATTGATCCATGATTTCTTGGTGAATGAGAAAGATGCAAGctgcaaaagaaatgcatttatgATGCTAATTCATGCAGATCAGGTAAGAATACTTGTCCTCAAACTTGTTTGGTTTAAATACCCGAAAATGTGCTAGGTAATCAGCCAGTAATTTGTCGGTAAACTACTTATATCATAAAAAAAACATACGTGATAGTGTTAACGCATTTGTTGAATATTTGGTAATTGAAAAAGTTAAAGTAGGTCTTTAGTGCTGTCTTCGTTTTAAAGGAGAATTACTGTATTTGGTAAAGGCATACGTCGGTGCCAAAAACTCTCATTAGTTTTGCCAAGTGAGCCTAACCAGATTGAGAAGTGCTCCATTATCTACTGTTTTATGGCATTTGTAGTCACAGGAGAAAGACATTACAATGTCTGTTTAGCATTTTGGATTATTTGCTCTACAGGCAATTGCCTTTTGTGCCTGATTACCAttagttttgtttctctttttgccaTCTATAGACAGAATGGATTAATTTGCTCTTCAGGTGTACaatgtttttgtcattttttttaaatttccagttGAAGTGTTGAATATGTGCTGGTTTGTGTTTTGATTTAAAGTATAGCTGAGTGAGCAAATGCAGAATAATTTAGAATAATGTATCTTTTATTTGTATAGGATCGAGCTTTGGATTATTTGAGTACCTGCATTGACCAAGTCCAGACATTTGGTGACATACTGCAGTTGGTTATTGTTGAACTAATTTATAAGGTAAAAGTGAAATGTTGttgtgcatttaaaataaatatacatgttAGAGTACGTTAGACGGCTTTTTAAAGGGGATAGAACGTTGCTGGAAAAGGCATGTCAGGAATATGTCATTGTTTAGTAGAGCTGAATAACATTTGTCTCTTCAAACAATAAACTGTTCCAGTGTGCACAGTATAGAGCAATATGTCTCACCTGATTTGCTGTGATGTGGACTGTGTAGTATCAGAATGTTCTTCATGGACATGAGCAGGACATCTGTTACAGAGGCTAGTAGAGGCCTTCCTTTTGATCTGAGATCTTAAGACCTTGTAGCATTGCATAGGATTGTCAATAATagctttttaatagcttttgcaATTAGATTTTTACAACTGTGAATGACACTTCTTATGCCCAGAAGAGGTTGTCACCTTTTGCTTAATTTTCTCCTTGCTGTAAGATAATGGAGCAGTTAAGCTCTAtgagtgctgttttcttttttctttatgtgcCGACTGTGCATTGTTCTTCTTATCTAGGTCTGCCACGCGAATCCGTCAGAGAGAGCTCGGTTTATTCGCTGCATCTACAACTTACTGCAGTCATCGAGTCCTGCAGTGAAGTACGAAGCTGCAGGTACTCTAGTTACACTCTCCAGTGCACCAACAGCAATCAAGGTATAAAAGTGATGTTTTCAGATGTTTCAGTAGCTTTTAATGCACTAGAATGAATACTGTATGCTGTACGTTGATACTCTGAAAGAGTGAAGGCTTTAGTAATATGGGGTGTTTAACCTTTCACATGTGAAACACTCTCTTAAAATACCTCTTAAAATTGGTCACAAAAAAAAGATTGAGACTGTGTTTTGCAGACCTGCAGCTGGAAGACGTCGTGGCACTTTGGTAGGGCACAAGCTTGAATACTGTGCGAACTGTTGTACTATAGTTGGTACCAACCTGCAGTCTTCTTGGCACACTTAGCAAAGCAGACTAAAGCTGAAGATAGAGATTGAGTTACTTTCTTTACTCATAAATACTACTCTTTTCAGACCAGGGTGGAAACATAAAGCAGTGAAGATTTACATTGGTTAGCGATTGACGTTGGGTTCCTGGATTTGTGTTTGTACAGCTGATTATTTGAGATCATACAGAAATTTTGAATTTGTATGGAAATAAGAAAAGTAGAGTATGCAAGTGTAGATTTGGAGTAAAAGCATTGTAAATAGTAGTTTCAAAAGATCAAGAGGAGTATGAATTCCAACATTCTTGCTCTAGCGTCGTCTTTTTTGTTGAGTAGGAATATTGTATGTACAAGCTGTCATTTAAACCATATCTAGAAAGGCTAATGCTGGCAACTATTTTAGATTGGTTTTCATGCCCTGTTGTGTACTTAAGAGCTGACCCAAAGAGTGCCAGGAAATTTATCTCTTATAACTTTCTTTCAATTTGAAATCCAGTCTGCGTATTGAAAGCTGATGCCATTGTGAGCCTTCCTGTGTAATTTTTGTAACAAGGTGTTGGAATCCATGTTTACAGTGGACCAGAAAGTTTTAAAAGACTGTTCTCAGGTTAATTTCTGTGCCAACTCTTTGAGTAGTTGCTGTAATAGTAATGTAGAAGGTGTCTTTTACTGAATTTCTCTGACAAATTTGCCAGTTTCTCCTCGTCGTtacttaaaaagtgcttttgatgCTTTTAATTTTAGGCAGCTGCTCAATGCTACATAGATTTGATTATTAAAGAAAGTGATAATAATGTGAAACTGATTGTTTTGGATCGATTGATTGAATTAAAGGAACATCCCTCCCATGAACGAGTATTACAGGTATGTGAGCTGTCTCTTTTCCTGCAAGCTTATTGAACGCTTTACTTTCCTAAAAGCTTTCGGGTGTTGTGTTGTATGGGAAAATGTACTTTTGTAGTGTAGATCTTCTGTTGATATGTTATTGGTAAAAACATACTGGATGGACTTTTATGACTTGCTGCTTTTATTGTCTGCGTAAGAATTAACAACGGcaaatgctttcttgatttaAGACTTAACGATGTAGTTTGCATGGTAGACTTTTGTGTAAACGTAGAATGTATTAAATGAACACTGTGAAGTTCCTAATACCTAAATATCTTGTTTGTGAGTAAACTATATATTATGTATCCAGAAAGTCTTTGAAAATCATTGAGTACTGAAAATTAGAATTGTATGAAGTCATTTAAAACAGCAAAGTAGTTCTTATTTTGTTACTGTTCCAGGATCTGGTTATGGACATCCTCAGAGTCTTGAGTACCCCAGATCTAGAAGTGcgcaaaaaaacccttcagctggctctggatCTTGTCTCTTCAAGAAACGTGGAGGAGGTAAGAAATATACTACTTTTGTTTCATTAGActgtttttttattctttggaaaAATGTGGGACtttcttcaattttatttcatcttttctgcaGCTTGTGATTGTTCTGAAGAAGGAAGTGATTAAAACTAATAATGTGACAGAGCATGAAGATACAGACAAGTATAGACAGCTGCTTGTTCGTACATTGCATTCCTGTAGTGTTCGGTTTCCAGATATGGCTGCAAATGTTATTCCAGTGGTATGCAGATGTTTAATTATATTGTCATTTAATGTATTCTAGTTATACCCAAAACCTGGAGAATAACTGAAGCTGAGGTGTTTCTGTTACTTGCCTCCCACAAAACAACACTATTTTTAATCTGTAAAGAAATAAAGGGTTTTTGATTCCGTAGTTACTTACCTTccgacattttttaaaaaaatatttttgaagaatatGAGCTGAAAAGTACCTTTATTTAAAAGTGCAATAATTTGTATCATTAGAAAAGCAATTTTGGGATTATGATAATTGGTAATTGGAATGTACATAAGGTTGTTTGACCTCAGCTTTGTTTAACGGGAGATATAtatgcagttttgtttttctaaatgtaaaaggaaaatactaTTGTATAAACTTATCCATGCTGCTGTTTGTGCTCATGTTGACTCTTTTCTGGTAGCTGATGGAGTTCCTTAGTGATAATAATGAAGCGGCAGCTGCTGATGTCTTGGAGTTTGTGCGGGAAGCGATCCAGCGATTTGATAACCTCAGACCTCTTATTGTTGAGAAGATGCTTGAAGTCTTTCACGCTATTAAATCTGTCAAGTGAGTCCAAAATATTATATCAAACAGACATTGGAGCACACCGTGGCTCACTTGCATTGCATGCATATTGGCATTAAATATGTACGAAAACCCTTGCAACCCACACACAAAGAATAGCTGAAACTGAGATATTTTGGGGATAGATGATTTCTAGGTACAGCTACGTTCTTGCCTACTTGTACAAAAGACATATTGGGTGCTTGTTACGTtgaatgaagaaaacaaattcaaatttCATTGTTATGATGCAATTAATAATTGTATTTCCACTTGTTAGGAGATGCCATTGTTGATGAAGGCTGGCTTTAAAGTGGTAGTATTTGTTAAAACAGAGTTATGAAAGGATTATTGCAGCAGGAATTTGCACATGTAGGCAACTGGAAATACTTAGTGTACATTTATTAGGAAACCCAGTCTAACATAGACTGGGCTTTGCAATCTGCAAAGCTTCTTTAGTACCTTTCAGGGCTCTAAAATCTTGGTTTTCTGATGGATCTGCAAAGGTTAAGTCATAGAAGAACTTCTCTGTCAAGACACCACTCTGCCATTCTTCCAGTACACGGGAAACTATGAATCCTATCTCCCTTGTCATCTCattaagtgggaaaaaaaccctctgaagcgttgagatttttttttccttaatcttcattcatgttcttgttttttattttctcctatatGAAGGAAAAGTTAGTTTCTCTCAGTTAATTTGAGAAATTACAGCTGACTTATATACAATAGAGTTATTTCATTATGATCGTAATGAAATTCAATTTTGTGAATATCAAGATTAACACAGATGGGAATAAATTCGCAGCAGAGAGTATATCTCATTTGATGTACTTGTTCATTAGTTTAGTAAGGCTGAAATGATGATTGTTCTTGATCAAACTTGCTTTCTGTCAGTCACATTCCCTTGGATTTGTAAAGGCTGGCCTTTACCATCCGACCATAAATCACTTTCCTTGAGACTACTTTGAGTATATCATGAAAGCACGACTTAAGTTACTGTTCTTGTCTTAGGATTTATCGAGGAGCTTTGTGGATCCTTGGAGAATATTGCAGCACAAAGGAGGACATACAAAGCGTAATGACAGAAGTTCGCAGATCACTTGGAGAGGTGTGTTTATTTCGTTGGGCTAGATCTTTGTGGTTTTACTTACTATTACACAGTGTGTTTTctaagaaaaagatatttttaaaaagccacgTAAGATGCAGCAGGGTTTTGGGCACTTGTGATATGTGATGGTGTGTGCCCAAGAAATCTAAAGTAAAAACTAGTTAGGGTTTTGcattcgtttttttttttttttttaaagtagcatacCTGAAGCTAGCATATATTGAGAATAAGTGATATCTGTTAAGAGGGGAGATGAGAAATTCCTTATTTCCGAAAATAATGGCAATTTTAAGATACAATTTAATTATATCCACTAACAAATGAAAAGTGCTTTAAGTCTGGGTTGTTCTGAGAGGGATCTAAGACAATATGTGCGACATGAGCTTTATTGCATGGGTAGGaggcttttgtatttatttcaacGTCTGCTTATCTCCTCAAATTCTCTCAAAACTGTTGCACTGTAACTGATGTTTTACTTATAAAAACCTTAACAATGcagataatttttattaaaaccttCTGCAGAACAAAACCATCTCTTTTTATATTAATTGTAACAATAGTTTCCTGTTTCTGTCTAGATCCCAATAGTAGAATCTGAAATCAAGAAAGAAACTGGTGAGCTAAAACCTGAAGAAGAGGTGTCCGTGGGTCCAGCCCAAAAATTGGTGACAGAGATGGGCACTTACGCAACACAGAGTGCTCTCAGTAGTTCCCGACCTGCCAAAAAGGAAGAAGACAGGTATTAAAGATTTCATCTAATTCTAGTTGATTCTTTGTAATTTATACATAAAGTCCCCTCACAAATTTAATTGGATACAGAGATGTTGCCTTtagatttaaacattttttttcttaataccacATTGCACTATTTAATCTACGTTATAGTTTATTTCATTGGTAGCCAGAAAAATTGCTATATTTCCTTAATTAGCACGGGTGGGCTACATAATTTTGACTAGTCATTATCATCTCAGAGCCACAACGAAATTATTATTCATTACACTCTTCACTCCCTATCCTGTTTGGAAATGGCTATGTGACTTATGAATATCTCTATATCTGGAAAattacttgaggaaaaaaaaaaacaacttctgagTCCTTTCAAGCTTGTTTTGTTTGTACAGTGTTGATGTTAAGGTGTGAAGATAAATAGGCTAAAGAGTGTCATCCTAAACTAGTTTTCTGATTATCATCTGTCTTTGCAGACCTCCATTACGAGGATTCCTGCTTGATGGCGATTTCTTTGTTGCAGCGTCTCTTGCTACAACTTTAACTAAGATTGCTTTGCGATATGTGTCACTAGTTCAGGAAAAGAAGAAGCAAAATGTAAGTAATCTCTTTGCACTGTAGTTGCAAAGAAGAGCTGGTTGTTGCCTCTTCTTTTAAACAGATGTAAAATGGGTTAAGTCCAAAGTGAACTGCCAGTTACATGATAAGTTAATGATGATAATTTGGGTCACAAACAGGGCCTACTGCTTTTCAGTCACTCTGGAAAGTCTCTAAGCGTGCTGCTTGGTTTCTAGATAATAAGtactaaaaaaataagtaatcAAATCATAAAATCTCTGAGACAATTGATgtgcatttttttgtaaataagtCTGTggtgtggtttaaccccagctagcaactaggaccatgcagcctctcCCTTCAACCCCAGGAGgctagggaaaagaggggaaaggggaagaaaacctcgtgggctgagataaagacagtttaatagaacaataatgggataggaaaataacagtattaataatggtaaaagaatatacaagacacaagtcgCTCTCACCGCCTAGTGAATTGTTTGCTCGGCCCAACCCAAGCAGAGATCATGGATTCCGTACCCCGCAGCCAACCcctatttatatactgagcatgacatctatggtgtggaatattccattggccattctattgttctgtctgtgctccttctcagcttctatgggaaggggaaaaaagtccttgattagtataaacatcacttagcaacaactaaaacaatatgcattgtTGACACTCCTTTCATACTGAATTTGAAAATGCAGGaaacactagaaagaaaattatctcagctgaaatcaggacagtcagaaataaacatttctgtaaaGCTATGTCAAGTGCAATAATCTCCTTCCATTCTCGTTCCTTTGTCCTCCTTCTCAGTCCTTTATTGCTGAAGCTATGCTGCTGATGGCCACTATTCTCCATTTGGGAAAGTCCTCTCTTCCCAAGAAGCCAATTACAGATGATGATGTGGATCGTATTTCCTTGTGTCTGAAAGTTTTGTCAGAATGTTCTCCTCTCATGAATGATATTTTCAACAAAGAATGCAGGCAGTCCCTCTCTCATATGCTGTCAGCCAAGCTAGAAGAGGAGAAACTTTCCCAGAAGGTGAGCTATTTTAAGTGTGTAACCATAAACGCTTGGAATTTTTTATGGATGTTCACATCCAAGCAGGTCCCAGAAACGTCGCCGTTTGACTCTAAGTCGGCCATTATTTGACTGTGTTTCTTCCCTAAGGAATGGAATTTGTTGTGAattctcaaatatttcttttcctgcagaaagaaTCTGAGAAGAGGAATGTGACGGTTCAGCCAGACGATCCCATTTCCTTCATGCAGCTTACTGCTAAAAATGAAATGAGCTCTAAAGAAGACCAGTTTCAGCTTAGCCTTCTTGCAGCAATGGGAAACACACAGAGGAAAGAGGCTGCTGATCCCCTTGCATCCAAACTTAATAAGGTAATGTGAACGGCAGTGCTTTAATGATACACACTTCATGCTGCTTATGTAGAGGATCAGCTTGGGGAATCGCAGGCTGGAAATGATGAACCAGGTTGATTTGAAAGGCCCAGGTATTTACTGGTTAGGatcaggaaaaagagaagagccCTTGTGCTTTAAGGTGTTACCTTCTTCATGTGAGAGGGGAAGAATAAGGAGGAGACTTGGAGAGTGCTGAGCTGGTGGCATGTGGAGAAGACATTAAGGTTGTTTGCCGGTCTGAAGAGCCCAGTAAGGTTCAGAGGGAAGAGAGCAGGGATGTCACAAGTGATTAAGAAACCCTTTCTTTCTCAGGCTGCCATACCCAATTGCCAAGTGCAGTGCATCCTTGTTTTGCTCTTTATACCTTTTTTTGCAGAGAAGGTCCAAAGAGAAGTCTCTTGATTAATTCATTAgttacagttaaaaaaacaggCTTTTCACTCTTTTAAAGTCTGGATGAATTCTTTTTACTGTTTAAAGTTACTATTTCATTTTAAGTCCAGCATTTATTTGTCCTGCTGATCTTTTTAAGAATTGATGGCATTACAGCCTGTATTTTAGGAACTCTAGGTGAATTCCATTCAGAATACATTTCATCTGGAAAGGTTTTATAATTGTAGTGTGTATGCAAAAGGACACGTGAAGGAAGGATGCAGTTAAATTTATTTGTATGAGTAACACAGTCACTGTCTGGTTTTAGCTATAcattgatgactttttttttttctttcacaggttACTCAGCTGACAGGTTTCTCAGACCCTGTCTATGCAGAAGCGTATGTCCATGTCAATCAGTATGACATTGTGCTGGATGTGCTTGTGGTCAACCAGACCAGTGACACTCTGCAGAACTGCACACTAGAACTGGCCACGCTAGGTAAGGAGCGCTGGTGGAAACAAAGCCACTGTTGAGTAGCAGTGAGGTGCTGGGCATTGGCACCCACTTGTAAGGAGTTTCTGAaacacttataaatacttaaaaatttaTGCCAGCTAGCTGCTATTTTGAAAGCATGTTTTTGAAtgcctttaaaaacatatttttttttccaaaagatggaAGACTTGTATCTACTGGCACTGACAATACTATCTGACTGATATAAACCATCGTCAGATTTTGAACTTTATTATGCTTTTTTCACTAGAAAAATAGCCATccatttccccctctccccttttcctgAAATATGGAcagatttttttatatacttcttCCCCGTTGTGCATTTACCATAGAGAAAGAGGAGAATATCCGAATTGGTATGAAGCAAATGTCAGGCAACAGAAAGATAGGTGCCCTAGGTGGTTCTTGAGCTCAGCCTGAAGTACCTAAGTACTGCATTTAGTCAGCTGAACTATCCCTGTACCAACAGCTGTACCAGAGACTTGCTTGAACAATACTGAGACTTCATTAACTACTTCAGTTACCAGTTTTGTATTAGTTATCTTCTGTTTTGGCAGTCGGGAGTTGAAATATGTTTACAACATACTAGGAGAACACACATTACGTACTTTTAATTGATATAAATATGACTGGAGGGGCATAACCTTCCTCCTAATCTTTTGTGAATCATTTGATCAGACTAATGATGGAGATAAATAAAACAGATGTATTACTTAGTAAGTTGTAATTTTCTATTTATCAGCTCAGTAAAGTGGAAATCTGTATTTCCCAGTTGGAGTCTTCAGTTACGTTGCAAAAACTGACTTGGTGCATCACTCGTGTATATAGAGCTGATGCTGTTCATGCTGTGTTCTCAAACTGAACAGTTTGATAGAACTAAGGAGTCTTGCTAAAGGACTAGGAAAAATACATCTCTTACTGTTTCCTGGAAGCAATTACATTCAAAATCAAGGTGATACTTTGGCCTGTTTATAAATAGCTTAGTGCATGTAATACTGGACGTTGAACTTTGGTTTTGAGACACTGGACTGTAGGATTAGGTATTATGATGTTGTCAGTGATTAAAACACAAGGTAAAATTAACCGTCTTCTGATAGTTAAAAATTTAATACAAGACTCAATCCAAAGCCAATTTAGGTcagtatttatatttgttttcattgGTGTTTGGGtgaatacattaatattttaactgaaatttttaaGGTAAcgtaaattattttgtcttgCAGGTAGCAAACTGCAAAAatacccaaccaaacaaaaaatattccaaatcAACAAATCCCTTTATGGTAGTATTTAGTGTGACACTGTAGACAATAGAATTaaatgataagaaaataaaaaacttgttCCAAAAGCTAAACTCATTGTCTGTTGTTAATGTTCCCTGATCTCCATCTCCCAATTTCTTTATACAGGTGACTTGAAACTTGTGGAAAAACCATCTCCTCTGACACTTGCTCCACATGATTTTGCAAACATTAAAGCTAATGTCAAAGTCGCTTCAAcagaaaatggaataatttttggTAATATTGGTAGGTAAATAATTTAGTGTGCAAAATGAACATTAATGTTTAGCATTTATTAAACGCTGAATGAgctcaaaaataattaaagcacTTCATACtggaagaggaaatgaaatggtCTACAACGTATGaatattttttgattattttttaaaaaaatgtattgtttttacTTAGAATTATAGTAGAACATGCTCCCTTTAGAATGGTTGTCAGCTTGATACTTGG is a genomic window containing:
- the COPB1 gene encoding coatomer subunit beta, which codes for MTAAENVCYTLINVPMDSEPPSEISLKNDLEKGDVKLKTEALKKVIIMILNGEKLPGLLMTIIRFVLPLQDHTIKKLLLVFWEIVPKTTPDGRLLQEMILVCDAYRKDLQHPNEFIRGSTLRFLCKLKEAELLEPLMPAIRACLEHRHSYVRRNAVLAIYTIYRNFEHLIPDAPELIHDFLVNEKDASCKRNAFMMLIHADQDRALDYLSTCIDQVQTFGDILQLVIVELIYKVCHANPSERARFIRCIYNLLQSSSPAVKYEAAGTLVTLSSAPTAIKAAAQCYIDLIIKESDNNVKLIVLDRLIELKEHPSHERVLQDLVMDILRVLSTPDLEVRKKTLQLALDLVSSRNVEELVIVLKKEVIKTNNVTEHEDTDKYRQLLVRTLHSCSVRFPDMAANVIPVLMEFLSDNNEAAAADVLEFVREAIQRFDNLRPLIVEKMLEVFHAIKSVKIYRGALWILGEYCSTKEDIQSVMTEVRRSLGEIPIVESEIKKETGELKPEEEVSVGPAQKLVTEMGTYATQSALSSSRPAKKEEDRPPLRGFLLDGDFFVAASLATTLTKIALRYVSLVQEKKKQNSFIAEAMLLMATILHLGKSSLPKKPITDDDVDRISLCLKVLSECSPLMNDIFNKECRQSLSHMLSAKLEEEKLSQKKESEKRNVTVQPDDPISFMQLTAKNEMSSKEDQFQLSLLAAMGNTQRKEAADPLASKLNKVTQLTGFSDPVYAEAYVHVNQYDIVLDVLVVNQTSDTLQNCTLELATLGDLKLVEKPSPLTLAPHDFANIKANVKVASTENGIIFGNIVYDVSGAASDRNCVVLSDIHIDIMDYIQPASCTDAEFRQMWAEFEWENKVTVNTNIIDLNEYLQHILKSTNMKCLTPEKALSGYCGFMAANLYARSIFGEDALANVSIEKPIHLGPEAPVTGHIRIRAKSQGMALSLGDKINLSQKKTSL